Proteins encoded in a region of the Haloarcula sp. CBA1129 genome:
- a CDS encoding ABC transporter ATP-binding protein — protein MSEQSLVSDGPVLGKADPVLRAEGLEKRFGGLVATDNASIEVERGTITGLIGPNGAGKSTLFNLVSGFYEPDAGSVAVNGVDVTGQKPHEIADQGMIRTFQTPRKPEGMTVREALLVGPHNQTGESIIPLFTSPDTVEQEERRSLEQAQEMLERFEIGDLATQPATDLSGGQMKLVELARGMMAEPDLLLLDEPVAGVNPVLADKLAGFIEELNEEGITFLIIEHDMNFIMRLADPIIVLNQGSVLVEGPPEAVRSDERVIDAYLGGPSE, from the coding sequence ATGAGTGAGCAGTCGCTCGTCTCCGATGGCCCCGTCCTCGGGAAGGCTGACCCTGTTCTCCGTGCCGAGGGTCTAGAGAAACGCTTCGGCGGCCTCGTGGCGACGGACAACGCGTCAATCGAGGTCGAACGCGGCACGATAACTGGCCTCATCGGTCCCAACGGGGCCGGCAAATCGACGCTGTTCAACCTCGTCTCGGGCTTCTACGAGCCCGATGCGGGCTCGGTCGCGGTCAACGGCGTCGACGTGACCGGGCAGAAGCCCCACGAAATCGCCGATCAGGGGATGATCCGGACGTTCCAGACGCCGCGCAAACCGGAGGGCATGACCGTCCGGGAGGCGCTGCTTGTGGGGCCGCACAACCAGACTGGGGAATCGATTATTCCGCTGTTCACCTCGCCTGACACCGTCGAACAGGAGGAACGGCGCTCGCTGGAACAGGCCCAAGAGATGCTCGAACGGTTCGAGATCGGCGACCTAGCGACCCAGCCTGCGACAGACCTCTCCGGCGGGCAGATGAAACTGGTCGAACTGGCCCGCGGGATGATGGCCGAACCCGACCTGCTCCTGCTCGACGAGCCCGTCGCCGGCGTCAACCCCGTACTGGCCGACAAACTGGCCGGGTTCATCGAGGAACTCAACGAGGAGGGCATCACCTTCCTCATCATCGAACACGATATGAACTTCATTATGCGGCTGGCCGACCCGATCATCGTCCTCAATCAGGGGAGTGTCCTCGTCGAGGGGCCGCCGGAGGCGGTCCGGAGCGACGAGCGCGTCATCGACGCCTATCTGGGAGGGCCGTCGGAATGA
- a CDS encoding ABC transporter ATP-binding protein → MTDPILTVDGVDSGYGEVQVLDDLSLTLGEGEIACLVGPNGAGKSTVLKTVFGMLEPWTGSVRLGDREIGGMAPEDIVRIGVGYVPQTENVFGSLTIDENLRMGGVARDGGLDEVVTELYDRFPILDDKRTANAKTLSGGQRQVLAFARALVMEPDVLLIDEPSAGLAPNTAKEVFDDVETVNELGTSILMVEQNAREGLGISDRGFVLDQGTVKFEGEADSLLDDPEVSRLYLGGESRR, encoded by the coding sequence ATGACCGATCCCATCCTCACCGTCGACGGCGTCGACAGCGGCTACGGCGAGGTGCAGGTGCTCGACGACCTCTCCTTGACGCTCGGGGAGGGCGAAATCGCCTGCCTCGTTGGCCCGAACGGGGCCGGGAAGTCGACCGTCCTCAAGACGGTGTTCGGGATGCTCGAACCGTGGACCGGTTCCGTCCGTCTGGGCGACCGCGAGATCGGCGGGATGGCCCCCGAGGACATCGTCCGCATCGGCGTCGGCTACGTCCCACAGACCGAGAACGTGTTCGGCTCGCTGACCATCGACGAGAACCTCCGGATGGGCGGGGTCGCCCGCGACGGCGGCCTCGACGAGGTCGTGACCGAACTGTACGACCGGTTCCCCATCCTCGACGACAAGCGCACCGCGAACGCCAAGACGCTGTCGGGCGGCCAGCGGCAGGTGCTCGCCTTCGCTCGCGCACTCGTGATGGAGCCCGACGTGTTGCTCATCGACGAGCCCAGCGCCGGACTTGCGCCCAACACCGCAAAGGAGGTGTTCGACGACGTGGAGACGGTCAACGAACTCGGCACGTCGATTCTGATGGTCGAGCAAAACGCCCGCGAGGGACTGGGTATCTCCGACCGCGGGTTCGTCCTCGATCAGGGGACAGTCAAGTTCGAGGGCGAGGCCGACTCGCTGCTTGATGACCCCGAGGTGTCCCGACTGTATCTCGGCGGCGAATCCCGTCGCTGA
- a CDS encoding SCP2 sterol-binding domain-containing protein — protein MTVMLPTEADDWAVAWRDRINERDAFADSADGFTAAFCFEIRADDAYAGAPIQFSVVIEDGVCTAARTATDPEYDFAFRGPYSEWVTMLQGDLDISAAAMDGTFDVEGDTMRLLRRQDTIAEMVAAAQNVDTEFEY, from the coding sequence ATGACGGTGATGCTCCCGACCGAGGCCGACGACTGGGCCGTTGCGTGGCGCGACCGGATCAACGAACGGGACGCCTTCGCTGACAGTGCCGACGGCTTCACCGCCGCGTTCTGTTTCGAGATTCGCGCCGACGACGCCTACGCCGGTGCGCCGATACAGTTCTCGGTCGTCATCGAAGACGGCGTCTGTACCGCCGCCAGAACGGCTACAGACCCCGAGTACGACTTCGCATTCCGTGGCCCCTACAGCGAGTGGGTCACCATGCTGCAGGGCGATCTCGATATCTCCGCCGCCGCAATGGACGGCACCTTCGATGTCGAGGGCGACACGATGCGGCTGCTTCGCCGGCAGGACACCATCGCCGAGATGGTCGCGGCGGCACAGAACGTCGACACCGAGTTCGAGTACTGA